One stretch of Argiope bruennichi chromosome 3, qqArgBrue1.1, whole genome shotgun sequence DNA includes these proteins:
- the LOC129963647 gene encoding uncharacterized protein LOC129963647 translates to MRDINALLTSLCFLKKVDFPFFSSVLNSFVHTVMHSLQESVWWKGKSTRLQMIVALIIFATVILPLIGYRITQRGKFFEILAAIGFLALFYKFYMKTAIEKPLNKKEESLNSKTTSYNHRISKPYNYDPSDTGIQNNFGLTDLVEGDV, encoded by the exons ATGCGAGACATTAATGCTTTGTTGACAAGCCTTTGCTTCCTTAAAAAA gtggattttccatttttttcttctgtcttaAATTCTTTTGTTCATACAGTGATGCACTCTTTGCAAGAAAGTGTTTGGTGGAAAGGCAAATCCACCCGATTGCAAATG ATTGTTGCCTTAATTATTTTCGCGACAGTGATTTTGCCACTCATCGGGTATCGCATAACTCAACGTGGTAAATTCTTCGAAATCCTAGCTGCTATTGGCTTCTTggctttattttacaaattttacatgaaaactGCAATCGAAAAGCCTCTGAACAAGAAAGAGGAGTCCCTGAATTCCAAAACAACTTCGTATAATCATAGAATATCCAAACCATATAATTACGACCCAAGCGATACAGGCATCCAAAACAACTTTGGACTTACAGATCTTGTTGAAGGCGATGTATGA